Genomic segment of Falco peregrinus isolate bFalPer1 chromosome 5, bFalPer1.pri, whole genome shotgun sequence:
tgtgtgtatatatagtacATATGCAcgcttttgtgtgtgtatatatacagtGCATGTGGGGAGAGAGGGGCAAATGTGTGTGAGCGCGAGAGAACAGTTCTctgtatatacatgtgtgtatatatatgtaagtatatatgtatatatcatagaatcacagaatggtctgtgttggaagggaccttaaagatcgtctagttccacccccccaccatgggcagggTCACCTTCCAACAGGTATATAGTGAGAGAATACCGtgtatgtatttgtgtgtgAACAGCTAAGTACAGAGAGATAGATGCAATTCTGTATATTGAGGAGGGGATAGTGTATGTCTCTGTGTGAAATCACATGCGCTCTCTcagtgtatgtatatatatgtgcatacagAGAGAGGTCAATAGAAAACCGCGTGTGAGAAACCAGGTCTCACCCCTGTATCGGTATACGTGCATACATACATGTTTCTGTGTTGAAACAGAACGCTTTCTCTCATCCCGTCCATTTCTATATATGcctatatatgtatacacacacatatataggCTTATGTAGTGACAAGAGAACTATGTATGAACCTCTcactgtgtatatatatctctaAAAAAATGGAGATAGAAGTATGTGCGAAGTGTGTCTCTAtatgtttataaatatgtatgcatatatgcCTATCGATGTGTGTATGTATAGCAAGAGTAATTGTGTGAGTTCACTTTCTCAGCATATGTCTATACATGCATATACAGAGCATGTGAGAGAAGCGTGTGCGTATGTATGAACAGCCCTCTGTTATGTATGTATACACGTATGCGATAGAGGTGTATGTGAGCAAGGCTTGTTCTCTGTGcctatatatgtacatataggGAGAGAACGTGTGTGTGTTGGGGCTATTTTTGCCCATTCCCTGTGTATCGCTCTGGCTGCGaaccacagacacacacaggcacagccaccccccacatattttattcaaatatttctcTATCCATATATTTAGACACGTGCGTTCTGTTCCCTATGGTCTccctggggggaggagggggtgcGCCCCCACAGCCCCCGCCGGGGGTGTCACTCGCGGTGTCACTGCACGTGCCCGCAGCCACACACAGTGCGGTGAGACCCCCACACTGCCCAGCCCCTCTCACCCCCGCcgatatattttattttaatatttatgtgtttatgccaagattttaaaaatatatactgaGGTATTTATGTTTATGCATGCACTTAACATTTCTATTAAATTTACATGTAGCTATTACAATCAGTAACTGTTCTATATTCCATACATACACAATACACACGACATGCACGCTCCCCCTATACAACCATAATATATAGCCAGCTTAGCCATAAGCTTCCATTTGGTTACAGCATTAGATCTACACATATGTAGACACATATGTTTGTGTGTGCCATACACGCACATGTATCGATCTATATACATTACGCGTGctgacccccacccccaccgccTTGCAGCCgtgcaggctgggcagggagggccGAGTCCCGGGGGGGTGGGCGTGGGGATGCTGGCCGCCCCGGGGCCGAGGGGCTCCGGCTGAGGGGACCTGGGgccgcgccccctcccccacctcccgGCCCCCCCGTACCGACCCCCGCCCCAGCGCCTGGCGGCTCCCAGCGGCCTGACGCAGCTCATCGCAGGTGTGCCGGGGCACGGCTGCTATGGGGGGGGGCAGAACCCCGCTGTTATCGGGGGGCTCTCtcctggggggggtggggagcggggcgggACAGGTCACACCGCTGCAGGACGGGGGGGACACGACCGGGCAGGATCCGGCCCCGGCAAGGGGAGCGCCCGGCGGGCGGCCCCAGAgaccccccccccaccagcgcgggctgcaggggctggtcccccccggcgggggggccgggcgaGGGAAATGGCGGAGAGCGGccgggggatggggggagggggagggggaggaggaaggggaggtggCGGGGCTGTGCAGGCTCGGCGCGGCGTGCGTGGGCGGGGGACGGTGTGTGCGGGTGTGgacgtgtgtgtgtgcacgcgtGTGCATGTGCACGCGTGTGCGCACCCCTGCGCGTGTGCCCCGTGTGCCCGTGCACGCCTGCGGGCCCCGGCGGGCACGCGTGTGCCGGCTGCGGGGGTGCCCCCGCACACTCACCCTCCCCGGCCCTCGCACGGCGGGGGCACACGGCTCCCACCCCCAGGTGCGGGGGACGAGGGGCCCAGCCAGGCCCGGCCCCGAGGCTCTGCGAGGGGGGGGGCGTTGTGCACACCCCTCCACGGGAAGACTCTTCCGCTGGTGGGATTTCGGGGGGTGCGGTGTATTTTGGGGGGCGGTCATAGCACCgttgctccccccccccccagcccatgcaGCGCTGCGGCCTGCAGTGGGGCTAGGAGAtcgccgcccccagccccctcccgcGGCACGCAGGTGCTGCGGGGACGGCAGCTACTCAccatcccccccgccccacatAGCGCCAAGCCGGGGGTGCCCACAGTCCCTCCGTCGCCCACCCATCTGGACCCGCCGCGCTTCCCGCATCCTCCGCTGCGCGGCGATGCCCACCGGGGGGGGGAGCACACTGGACACGCAGGGCTCCCCCCTCGGGGGCCCCGTCCGGGCGGCCGTCGGTGTGGGGGTCGTTGGAGGGGCGGCCCCCGTCGCCGGGGCGGGGACCCCCGGCCTCGGCGCGGCGTCTCCGCGCTGCTGCCGGCGGCCGCGGGAGGGCGTCGCCTGTGTTAGTTCCCTCCGGAGAACCCGGggccagcgccgccgccaccccccccccgccgcccgccgcctcctcccgccCGCGGCAGCCCCTCTTgggcgccgggcggcggcggtggcgaTGCGCCGGGGGGCCGCCGCGGAGCcccagccgccgccgcgccgggcgccCCCCTCCTCGCTCCCGCTGCCGCGCTGGGCGCGCCCCCGAAAtcgcggcggggggcggcgggcggcgggcggcgcggggcgggggggcggtggcgggctggggggcggtggggcgcggggcgccgggcgggcggggcggcccgggggggcTCTGCGGCGGCGCGGGAGCCCCGCGAAAGGGCCCCAAGAAGCACAAGTTGGAGCTGGCGGCGGACCAGGCTGTTGTTGTTCTCAACGTGGTCCGCCCCGCGCCCATATaaagggcggcggcggcgcccgcccCACCagagcgcggcggcggcggcgcggagctGAGCGGAGCGGAGTCGGACAGCAGCGCGCCGCGCCAGGCCTCCGCCACGCCGCGactgcccctgcccgcccccgccTCCGTCCTGCGGCCCGCGCCCCCGCGGCAACATGTCGGTAGAGCTGGAAGAAGCCGATCTGCCCCTGACCGAGGCGGAGGAGGTGCCTCTCGCCCCGGAGAAAAAAGCGGCCGCTAAGAAAGCGAaaagcggcggcggcggctcctcgTTGACGCCGTcgaagaagaagaagaacaacAAGAAGAAGAACCAGCCGGGCAAATACAGCCAGCTGGTGGTGGAGACGATCCGCAAGCTGGGCGAGCGCAATGGCTCCTCGCTGGCCAAGATCTACAACGAGGCCAAGAAGGTGGCCTGGTTCGACCAGCAGAACGGCAGGACCTACCTAAAGTACTCCATCAAGGCGCTGGTGCAGAACGACACACTGCTCCAGGTCAAGGGCACCGGCGCCAACGGCTCCTTCAAGCTCAACAGGAAAAAGCTGGAAGGCGGCGGTGATGGGGGCGCGGGCAGCAGCGCCCACAAATCCCACAAGAAGGCGACGGCCTCCACGTCCCGGCGGGCGGAAAAGAAGCCGGCGGCCAAGAGCAAGAAGCCCGAGAAGAAATCCCACAAGAAGGGAGCCGGCGGCGCGACGGCGAAGAAGGACAAGGGCAAAACCAAGAAGGCCACCAAGAAGGGAGCCGCGTCCCCCGGGGGCAAGAAGGTGAAGAAGTCCGCAAAGCCTAAGGCACTCAAGAGCAGAAAGGCATGAGAGTGGGGCGCAGGGagcccccagccgccccccggACTGTGAGCCCCGCGGCACAGACTGCTCTGAGGACGGACCCCAGGGGACCCGCTTTGTCTTTGTGTTGCTGACTCGGCTCCGCAGCCGCCGCCGTGCGCGGTGAGCGGGGCTGCGGCTGCCCCAGCGCCCCCCCACCCTTTCTCCGACGCCTTATTTTttccatccccccacccccctccaccccGCGGCTTCTCCCCGATCGCGCCCCTTTTGTTTTCGGCCGTGCCCCTCCCCGCGTGTAGACGGTtcccggccccctccccccgtcTCCCCGGTgctttacaggttttttttcccgcCCGGTTTCCATAGCAGCCATTTtgcggcggcggccccgctgccccccgcgccACGTGGGCCGGCTCCCGCCGCCCGGGCCCGctccgcgcccccgccccgcccctcccgcgGGCGCACCGTGCCTGCTCGCAGCGATTTCGAAAAGCCACGGCGCCCCCTATTGGCTCCCGGCCCCCGGCGCCATGGCAACGGCCCGTTCGGCGCCAATTGGCTGCCGCGGCGTCGGGGCGCTCTTAAAGGGCCGGCGCTCGCGGGTGGCCGCCCGCCCCCTGGCGGGCCAGCCTGCGGGGGCCCCTTGGGCCGCCGGTTCAGGTCGCATCTTCAATggcctttaatttttttttttttaatcggttttcggttggttttttttttgtttgtttgtttttttctggggttggggtggggtggggagggagggtgggatATTTGTTCtcggtttttttcttttcatttatcgTCGTTTCaaataaattgttaaaaaaaccatCGAGCTGTTGTGTGCTCCCTACAGGCGTCGGGGAGTGGGCGGGGAGGGCTCGGGGCGAGGCAGCGGAGCCCCGGGGAGAgacggggagggggggttgTGGGGTGCTGGCCGTGCTGCGTTGGTCCCCGcggagggggctggagccgcTCCGAGCCCGTCCAGATGTGGGTGCGCCAGAGCGGGCCCGGGGGCGCTGCGGCGCCGCTCCTGAGCCCTGCCTGCGGGGGAGACTGCCGCGCCTGCCGGGAATGGCATGAGAGGAACGAGGATTCCCCCGCCATGGAGGCAAGGGAGGAGAGCGGTTCCTGCGCAGCTGCGCTCGGCTGGGTTCCCTGAACGGCGACGGGGGGAGGCTGGCTGCGCTGAAGGGGTACCCGCGGGGTACCCACCCCGCAGCACAGACCCCCACATCTGGCCTTGCACGGCGCCcgggtttggggaggggggagggcaGCTCCCCGGGCGCACCCCCACCGCCATCCCTCGCTCTGCGCCCCAGCTGCGGGCGCTTttcccccaggagctgggggtcGTGCTGCGGGCATGAGTGGCGCCGGGAGCGGAGGGCCCGCCGCACACCCCGCGGAGCCACCCCGCGCCTCCATGGCTGTGCCTATTTATAGCTCGCACCAGCAAGGTTGCATAAAGCCCTGCCAGGGATCTGGGCCATCTTGTGCTGCCCGGCTGAGGGATGCGCCCGCAGCTCCACGCTAAGCACCGTGCACACACCGGGGACCCTCGGCTCACCCCGGGGTTGcgggagagggaggaggaaaggagccGGACCCGCCGTTTGCGCCCTCACGCCGGGGTCCTGCTCGGCTGCCCCCACCAGCAAGGGAGGCGAGCATCATGCAGGAGCACCCCCCGccggagctgctgccagcccctctgAGTCACCGTGCCAGAGCATCGACACGCTCCCGCTGCCCGGGGGGCACAGCACGGATCAGCCCCATGCACGAGACCCCCGTgaggaggggacagggacagcagcCAGCCGGTGCCTGGGGACAGCCACAACCCCACGCAACAGCAGGGCTCTTGGGCACTGCCGGGAGGGGAGCAGCCCCATTCCCCCAGGGGCCAGTCCCCGTGCAGCTGCTTTATCCCTTTGCTCCTTGGAGCGCCAGCAGGGCGGAGGGAAGCAGCTTTCACACCAAGAGGAGCCAGCTGTGCTCCTGGAAGAGACCAGGTCTATATTTAGGACGGAGAGCTGCCAAGTCAGGCCAGCCACCACCCCGCTGCCCACGCAAGTCCCTCACCGAGCTTGAGCACCCACCAGTGACCTCGGGAACCAGGAGAGAGCTGCTGCAACCCCGCACCGACCTGCAGTTGTCTCCTCAGTCAATAGATGACACTGCAGGTTTCcaagggctggaggggatgcCACCACCGCGGTCTGGCTGGTCTCGCAGCAGAGCAACACTTCAGACTGGGGGTCTCCCCGCTCCCAGGAGGGGTGACCAGGCCCACCGCATCTCAGCAAGGCCACGGCTCTGCCCTCCGCGCTGGCTTGTGACGCAAGCTGCTTGACTGATAAAGGACACTACCTCGAAGGTAAACCACCGGCGGCATTCCTGTAGGGAGGTGCTGGGCAGGtgagggcagagggaaggcagagagcCTCTGGCTGCCCGGCAGGGTGACACACCGTGCCAGTCCAGCTGGAGCCCTCACCTCCAGCTTGGTCACAGGGGCCAGCAGCATCTTACCCCACAGGTTGAGACCGCCAGGAGCTGTCATGCCAGAGCACCCCCGGGTGAGCTCCCATGAGTGCTGCCAGCTGCGAGGGCCAGGCTCTGGAGAGAAACCCAAGCCCCAAGGACTTCCAAGGGCCAGTGACTCACTTGTCATCACCCAGACAAACACAGCCAGCCCCAGAGCTGAGGTACGCAGCTGGTGGAGACGGCCGCACATGGCAAGATGCACAGCAGACTCCTACAGCAGGCAGCTTCAGGGCACGTTCAGGTGCCAAAGCGGAGGCAGGGGGAGAGCCCTGCAGCTCCTTGGCTCCTCGAGGGAGGCCAAGACCAACAGACACCCTTTTAGGTTCGTGTGACCTCAGGGAAGGCTTTACTCAGCCAAGTCCTTCACATTTTAGAAGCTTAACTTCTCCGGTGCTGTGATGTTTTTCAGAAGAGCCACGACCAGCGACACTGCTCAAAAAAGCCACAAGACTCATCACTGGAGCTGCAGGCTTGAAGGTGACAAAGTCCGTTCCAGCTTTCTAATAAAGACCAAGACTTCCACTCCTGGTCATGACAACGGTCAGACGTGTAGGCCAGGAGGTGATAAAGGCCAAGCAACACTTGGCGAGACAGACAGGATTTCCTTTGGTCTGCCTTGCAACAGCCCAGCTTTCCCAGCTGGTCCATCACACGACTGGCAGAAGTTCAgaacccagctgcagcccagagtCAAGGGCAtgtgccaccagcacccagccatCAGCTTGGTCAGAGCTGCAGGCATCACCCTGccagcccgggcagggccacACAACAGCtcaggtggctgcagagccacTCGGCCCCAGGCGGGTTAAACAGCCGGAGCTGTCCCTGTTCCCTGCCCCAAGGCGCTCCCAACTGCTGaaacctttttgctttttgttctggGCAGCACGTTTGGCAGGGCACGAGGCGGCGTATCGCCCCACAGAGAGCAGCCCAGCGGCTCCAGTCCTGACCAACACCTtccacagcctggcacagacCTCGCCAGCACCCAACCCTGACCCCGCAGGAAGCTGTCTGAACTTCCCACAGCCCTTCCTCCCCAAAACCCAAGCAGGGAGCAACTCTGGCTTGCAGACCAGTCACCGGGACAGCAAACTGGGAGATATTCCACAAAGGGAGACTGTGTCAGAGTAAGAAATAGCCCCGTACAGCCAGGTCTCCCTCCCTTCAGGATCAGCTTTTCCCATCTGACCTCCAGAAGCCCATCTCTGCCTACTTGCCTGCAAAGTCACCCAGAAGGTcctggggcagcccagggggTGGTGAAAGCACCTCCAGCACTGGGGGAGGCTCCTGGGCGGCCCAGCCTCACTCCTCCCCTGCAGCTCAGGCTTTCTGGCCCTGGTGACAGAGCAACCAGCCAATGTGGCATTCCCATAGCGGGGAAGAAGAGCcagaggagggtttttttctgctcccaAGGGTAGAAAAAGACTATTTGTCCAAGCGAAGGGCAAGAAGAACCACTGCTAAGCTGTATCTTGGTGCTTTTACTAGGCTTTCCCCCGCTTGGAAAAAACCAAGCCCAGACACCAAGCTGCCACCAGAGAGTCTGCTCCCGCAGACTGCTGCCAGATTCAGTAGGTTTGGTGAGGTGACAAGACACAGTACATTCGACAGCATTCAACAGGGAACCAGTTTAATCAGATATTGGGTTTGCACCGCTCTTTTCAGTATCAcaagttctgcatttttctaagaaatacaAAGCACTCTCGGGTTGTACAGAATGCTGGTCCTGGAGAAAACAACAGGGAGAGAACAAGACACTCAGGTACAGACACATCAACCACTGCACTGGGCAGTGGAAAGGGGACACCTTATCCCCACCTCACTGACAGTGACTTTACAGGAGGAAGGGAGATCCCAGGGGGTCtgtgcccagctgccccccacccacccGAGGTCAGGGTACCCCAGCATAACCATGGGACACATCCACACCCCCCCATTAGCACGACACTAAAGAACACACTGCTTCCACGTTCCACAACGGAGTGAAAAACCCCTTCATAAAACCAGTTGACAAGCATCCAGGTTGATCTACTCTAGATAATAAACTCAGAGCCAGGATAAATTACTTCATCCACAAGATTAACAGCCGATTCAATAGGTTGAACACATGCTACTTACAGCACATAAATAGaagatgctctttttttctttttacttaaaaaacatGTTATAAAGATCTACAGTCCAATTGCCTAGACACTGCTGCATGCACATGACTATTGGTCTCCACAGAAGcaggctgctctgggcagcGAGGAAAGCTGTCTCTGCATCAGCTATTCCAGGTGTCATGGGACAGCTAGCTGCCCCCATGCTTGTACATTATCCACACAGCCATTAAATAAATACGGTACTAAGCCAAGAGTGGGTTTTAATACAAACTCCagggttgtttttaaaaagaaatattaatccATAGAGGGTTTACAGTTAACAGATAGCATCATCACTTTATTTCTCAGAACCAGAAATAGTgttgaacaaacaaacaacaggaaaaaaaaaaaaaaaaaaaaagacatgggaTGTCATTTCTAGAAGTGGAACCAGGgtacagggctgctctcagcgAGATGAAGGgcttctgcagctggaagaggaggggagCCACAGCAGAAGATGGCAGCTCCCGCTCCCGGCGGGCGCCTGACCTTGCGACGCTCTCCGAGGGGATTTATCACCGCAGCCTCCAGCCCACCCCGCTAGCAGGACCCATGGCATGTGGGACCACCAagtcccccagcacccaccaagccagggagctgcaggaaggtGACTTTGCAGGGAGGTACCCCAAAATGAGAGACCTTAAAATAAATAGGACCAGAGCTTCTTTACAGTAGGCAATGCACTAGCTTTACCATGAACAAAACCAAGACTAACAGTCACTTCTTGCCAACGGAGaaacttttcctccttttcacattttctagccccctgccctccctgctgcagtgcGGCCAGGATGGCAttgctgggggcggggggcggggtggggtgggcacagTGTAGCAGCAAGTCCCATCCTCACACCAGAGCGAGCAGGACCAGCTGGGGgggccctgcacagccccagggctggtggagggaagaggcagccAAGGGTGCCCGTGTCCGTTCCCACGCCAACCAAAACAATCCCCAGCAGctaccagcagctctgcactgcgATCCAACCATACAGCTCCGGATGCCACCACCTCCAACAGCTGTGATCCAGCTGCCTCCTCCAAAAATACTTCTTCCAGAGGGAAGAGGGGCAGGGTGGGGACACAAGCAGGGCCTGACCTCAGCCATGctcccccaccaccctgccacagcccaggctggggggacTAGTGGAGGACTGGTGgggtgctgccagggctcaCCACCCAGCCCGGGCTAGGAGGCAGGAAGGGGAACCCCAGCCCCATCGGGAGGGGAGATGAGGCAGTGGTGAGAAGGGAGccggggcaggggtggggggcagcgcTCACTTCTTGGAGCTCTGCGTCTTCTTGGGCAGCAGCACGGCCTGGATGTTGGGCAGGACGCCGCCCTGAGCGATGGTCACGCCGCCCAGCAGCTTGTTGAGCTCCTCGTCGTTGCGGATGGCGAGCTGCAAGTGCCGCGGGATGATGCGCGTCTTCTTGTTGTCGCGGGCCGCGTTGCCCGCCAGCTCCAGGATTTCGGCCGAGAGGTACTCCAGCACGGCTGCCAGGTATACCGGCGCGCCGGCACCCACCCGCTCCGCGTAGTTACCCTTCCGCAGCAGCCGGTGCACCCGGCCCACGGGGAACTGCAGCCCGGCCCGCGACGAGCGCGACTTGGCCTTGGCCCGCGCCTTGCCGCCGGACTTCCCCCGGCCTGACATGGCCGGCAGGCAGCGGCCCCTCGCCGCCGCCTCCCAAGAAGTGCCGCGCACAGACGGTCCCGGTGCCTGCAGGGAGATAAACGCCGTTACACCACACCGCGCCGCCGGGCCAGAGCCCCGCCATCCCCGCCCGCCGCTGCGCCGCCCTTACCCGCAGCCGCAGCCGCCGCTGCCGCTCCGCCCtgcgcgccgcccgccgccgcacTGCCagcaccgccgccgccgcgccgcggatatccctgcccgccccgccgcccgcctctTCCCATTGGTTGCCGCCGCGGACGGTGCGGTGCTGATTGGTCGTCACGCCGATCCCTGATTTGCATAGGGCTCGCAGCGCCTCGGTTCTGCCGCGGGGCCGGCGCCGAGGGCAGCGCCCGGCACGGAGCGGCCCGGCTCTGCCCCCCGCTGAGGGGGTCCCggcgcccgcccggcccggcgcggccgcAGCCAGCGCTCGCCCGCAGCCCGAGAGCCGCTTCCTGGCTGCGCCGGGGCCGAGGACGGGGGGTGGCCGGAGCCCCCGCGGGTGTCCCGGCAGCGCTTGCTCCTCCCCGGCTGCCCCCTTTACCTTCCCCAAACCcagagccccctccccggccGGCGGGATGCCGCTGCTGCGAGGGTGCCGGGGCCTGCGGGCGGGGGGGATGCTCCGGCGAGGGGGTGTCCCCCGGAGCGTCTCCCCGCTCGAAGCCAGCACTACCCTCCCTGCCAGAGCATCCTGCATCCAAGGGGAAAGTTGCTCCCAAGCCAGTTGTCGGGGCCGGGTCTTGCCTGGCTGAGTGCGGTCACCTCCCTGCCCGGTAGAGCAACCGCTGCAAACGGTGCTGGGCAAGCGGCCAGGCTCCGGTTTAAAGGTGGTGTAGTTCAGCAATAACACCTCAGCGTAGGGTTTtttggtgctgctcctgctcacaGTTTGGAGGGTGATAACCTGTACCCTGTGTCTTTGCATTGCCCCTGCCTCCCCAAGGGAAGGATTATGTTCCCCAGAGCAGGGAAAGGTGAGCATCTCCTACTCATGCTCAGCATCTTCACTCCCTCCACAGCAACTGGAGACCTGAAATGAATTTGAGATGAGCTGGTGACCTTTGGAAAAGCCTGATCTGCAGTTAGCACTGACTgggccagggcagctgagctgctcaCCCTAGAGCAGTgatggctgggcagggagagaaacGCCTCTTGTTGCTCCTGCAAGGACAGGCACCAAGGTGAAAGCCCCAGCACCTGAAAATCTATTtatcctgccaggagctgctaATGCAGCAACTCTCTTGCTTCAAGTTACCGTGGGAGTGATGAGGAGCCAGCTAGCAACAGGCTTTTTTGGCTAGAAATCATTATCCCACCCCCAGCTTCCCATAAGCTGGGAGACCTGGGCTCATCTGCCTCTGTGCCACATGAGGGGTTCAGAGACAGATACAGCTCCGAGAGCACTCGGGTCTCCCCAGGTACCCATCCTGcggctcctgccccagctccacCGTCCCCCCCCCTCAGGGATGGGCACCAGCTACAGtcacccctgcagctccccagggacagATCGTTTGAGAGGAACCCCAAATTAAATCCCTGGGGAATATTTCCACTGGCAAATGGAAATGCTCCAGCACCATGGCCCTGCCAGTACCCTGATAGCCCAGCAGTGGGTAGCTGGTCTCCATGTCAGCAGATGGAGGAGATTCAAACGCTGCCTGCGAAACAGGAGCAACGGGGCTGCGGTGTGGGCAAGGGGGACACAGACATGCACATGAACAAGGGCACTATACATCAACcagttaatttcattttattgtttccAGTACAAATGAAGTACTGCCTTCCAGCAAGGGTCCCACCATGCAAGGCTTTTGGTCTGTAACATCTGGCTCTGTTTACAAAATCCCTGACCTCAAAAACAACCGCCCTGTGCTGTTCTGCAATGGCACTTTGGTTATCTGGGCTTTAATGACTGACCTTTATGAACAAGGCAGAGTGCATCCCTCCACAGATCAAGAAAATCCTCTCTTAAGTCTTCAAATCCCATTAACAAAATGATTGTACAAGCAACGTGACCAAGACGTGCTgtcccatcctgctgcccatAGGAAAACCCAAGCAAAGTCCAGTTCCTCTGAGGGGCTGCTTAAACATCTCCCTGTTTAGGAGCCACAAATGCACATGGCAATGCTGGTGCTGAGTGGGATGACTCTTGGCAAATCTTCCCAGCCTGGGGTTTCCTCCTGGTATTTATTGCATATTCCTCTGTACTGCAGCCATCTTCTGAGGGCAAGAGTATTAGAAAGGAATTTGTACAAGATCAATACAGAATTAAGTGGAAAAGAGGTAACAGTTTAATAtcaaaaaaaagggaaaagaaaagaaaacagaaggagacACGAATTATGAACACTGTCAGAAGGCAGAAGCTACTCCTCCTTGCAGGCTAAGATGCTTCTCTGGGCTTTATCTTTGCTTGGCACGAATGACTAGCAGGGAGGGAGGCCAGCAGGTTATATTCACTCCCATCAGCACAAGACCACACCAAAAGCTTTAAAGACAAACACCAACctttaacaaaacacaaagaacagaGACAACAACTTAAGAGCATCGGATCAAAACCTGAAAGGCTTGGGGAATCTCAATACCAGCCTGCAGAGCCTTCCAAAAAAACCATTCTTCATTCTGCTTAGGAAAACCAGGAGGAAAAAGGATGGCCAGCCATCCCAGCTGGTGCCTAAACCTTGCGCTTCTTCACAGCTggctctccct
This window contains:
- the LOC101911171 gene encoding histone H2A type 2-B, which encodes MSGRGKSGGKARAKAKSRSSRAGLQFPVGRVHRLLRKGNYAERVGAGAPVYLAAVLEYLSAEILELAGNAARDNKKTRIIPRHLQLAIRNDEELNKLLGGVTIAQGGVLPNIQAVLLPKKTQSSKK
- the LOC101913239 gene encoding histone H1.10 yields the protein MSVELEEADLPLTEAEEVPLAPEKKAAAKKAKSGGGGSSLTPSKKKKNNKKKNQPGKYSQLVVETIRKLGERNGSSLAKIYNEAKKVAWFDQQNGRTYLKYSIKALVQNDTLLQVKGTGANGSFKLNRKKLEGGGDGGAGSSAHKSHKKATASTSRRAEKKPAAKSKKPEKKSHKKGAGGATAKKDKGKTKKATKKGAASPGGKKVKKSAKPKALKSRKA